In Melospiza melodia melodia isolate bMelMel2 unplaced genomic scaffold, bMelMel2.pri scaffold_18, whole genome shotgun sequence, the following are encoded in one genomic region:
- the LOC134433448 gene encoding olfactory receptor 14J1-like, whose translation YSGCAAQVFFFLFFVSVEFFLLTVMCYDRYVSICKPLHYGILLGSRACAHMAAAAWASGFLNALLHTANTFSLPLCHGNTLGQFFCEIPQILKLSCSKSYLRELELLAASACLELTCFVFIVFSYVHIFRAVLRIPSEQGRHKAFSTCLPHLAVVSLFVITGFSANLKPPSISSSSLDLVVSVLYSVVPPALNPLIYSLRNQELKAALRKTVQ comes from the coding sequence tactcaggatgtgctgcacaggttttcttctttctcttctttgtgtCAGTAGAGTTTtttctcctgaccgtcatgtgctacgaccgctacgtgtccatctgcaaacccctgcactacgggatcctcctgggcagcagagcttgtgcccacatggcagcagctgcctgggccagtggctttctcaatgctctgctgcacacagccaatacattttcccttcccctgtgccatggcaataccctgggccagttcttctgcgaaatcccacagatcctcaaactctcctgttccaaatcctacctcagggaacttgagcTTCTTGCTGCTAGTGCCTGTTTAGAACTCacatgttttgtgttcattgttttctcttatgtgcatatcttcagggccgtgctgaggatcccctctgagcagggacggcacaaagccttttccacctgcctccctcacctggccgtggtctccctgtttgtcatcACTGGCTTTTCTGccaacctgaagcccccctccatctcctcctcatccctggatctggtggtgtcagttctgtactcagtggtgcctccagccctgaaccctctcatctacagcctgaggaaccaggagctcaaggctgccct